A segment of the Leptolyngbya sp. NIES-3755 genome:
TTCTTTGTGCCTCAGTCAGATTCAGCGATCGCATTGCGCCCTTCTTGTTTCCACTCTGAACTGCCGCATTATATTGAGTGCGTTGTTCAGCGGTCAGAACTTCATTGACGATCGCGTTCTGGGTTTGTTCGCGAATCGCTTGCATTTGCTGTCTCTGAGCATCCGTGAGGTTTAGCCGATTTGCTCGATCGCGTTTGGGTTGCTGCTGCTGGGTTTGCTGCGCTAACAATCCTGAAGGACGAGCTTGAACCGCAAACGGCGCTGCAACCATCAGAAGGGCAATTGCTCCGGGGAGAATCAGTGAAAATTTTCTCATTACATCAATCGAAAATGGGACAGTTGAAAGCCAACGAATCAGCTTCGGAGGATTAGACCGAAGTGCGATCGCAAAGGTTCAATCAGGTTTAATTGTTTTTCAGGAAAAATAGGCTTTCCTCTGGGCTTTCCTCTGAATGTGAGATGCGATCGCACAGATCGAACGAATCAATCATCTCGAAAAACTCGTAAAACGCGGTACACTGATCCCCTTCGGGACTGTCCTATTTTCTGGTGTATCCCTTCATTCAGGGACAACAAGGAGGAGATTTTATGTTCATCATTAGCGCTCAACCTGCTAACCTGCTGAGCGAAAACATCAATCATCTAATGCTGCAACGGAATTTAATCGATCTCGCTCTTCAAGCCCTACCGAAGATCGTTTGGGCGATCGTGATTCTCTTGTTCACTCGCTGGGCAGCGAATATTATTCGACCGATCGGGTTTCGTCTGCTCAAATATGCAGAGCCAACCCTGCAAAAGTTCTTGATTCAGGTTGGCTCGATCTTGGTGTGGATGGCGGGCAGTGTGGCGGCTCTGAACGCGCTTGGATTACAGACGACTACGATCGTAACGGTGATTGGTGCGGCAGGTTTGGCGATCGGTCTTGCACTGCAAAATAGTCTGTCTCACTTTGCGGCTGGAGTGATGCTCGTGAGCTTTCGACCGTTTGAAGTCGGGGATACGATCGAAGGAGCAGGCGTATCTGGAACGGTTGATAGTATTGGATTGTTCTCGACCACGATCGTTTCTTCCGATAATGTTCGGATCACCGTTCCCAATAGCAATTTATTTAGTGGAACGCTAAAGAACAATACAATTATGGGTACTCGCCGGGTTGATTTGCAGATTGATATTGGCGATCGAGAAATTGAATCTACGATCACACATTTGTTATCTCTGGTTCAGCCACATCCTTTAGTACTGCGGGAGCCTAGACCGGCTTGCCACGTAGAATCGATCACCGCAGAAACGACCATTCTCTATTTGCGTCCGTGGTGTGCAGCAACGCATCATGAACAAGTACGATCGGAGATTTTGCAACTCGTGAAAGAAGCGCTGAAATCTAACGAATCTGTGTGATCGGTTCACCTTTGAGCAGTCGGATTTCTTGCTCTTTTGCTTTGATTTCTTTGTTCATCTCACGCACCCGACCAGAGAGAATCTTGATCAGGTTCAGAGCAATTCCGGGCGTTTCATCGACTGCCTCGTAGAGTTGCTGCTGAGTTAATACAAGACATTCACAAGGCTCGATCGCGGTTACAGATGCCGATCGCGGTTCTGAATCAAACAGCGACATTTCACCAAAGAAATCGCCCCGTTTACAGAATGCCAAATCTCGACTGCCATTGTGAACACGAACAGCACCTTTGGAAATAACATACAGTGATCGACCTTGTTGACCTTCGACTAGGATTGGTTCTCGTACTGCATACGATCGTTCTTCCATAATCGATGCTAACCGGACTAAGAAATCATCGCGCAATTCCTTAAAGATATCGACTCTACGGATCAGCAATAATCGTTCAAAACTGTTTAACATAGCTTCCTCACGGACTGAAAGAGTTAGTTCAAACTAGGACGTTGGAAAAAGACGACATTAGAAGATGGCTCTGGTGAAGTCATCCCTAACTGTTGCATCATCTGTTTTACTTGCTTGGAGACGATCGGATCACGGTCATTCTGATACTTCAGCAGTACACGCTGTATCTTATCTGGATGTTCTTGAGCAATGTAGCTTAAAACAGCTTCTCGAACATAACCTCTTGGATGTTTCAAGCTGGCTCCAGTGGCGGCACTATCCAGTTTCCATCGGGCGCGTTTTGCAAGATGGAAGCAACAAGCTAATGCCCAATCTGAGATGAAATGTCGAAGTTCTAAGAGATGATTTAATCGATCGTTCGGTTGCATTGGGGTGTAAGGTGCAAGGCTCGATAGACTTTGGAGCTTATCCATTGGTAATTCTCGATCGAGAACTCCAAGTAATGCCCGTTTATTTGCAATGTCCAAGGTACTATCGAGAATTTCTAACCCTTGTGCGATCGCGGCTCTCGATTCGGATTGAAAGTTGAATTCTGCAACTCGAATCGACCCGATCGGATAAAGGAATTTCATCAGCAAGAACAATCGCTCAATACTATCAGCGGGCAGGATTGCTAATGCAGACTGAAGCGAAGTTGTTTCATCACAGCGAATTCGCTCGAAGATCAAATCCATTGAAGCAGCATAAATTTGCCCCATGAATATTAGCTCCTGATCAATCAGTTGTTCGATTCCTTGCCTACCTAATCGTTCTGAAACTGCTTCGATTCCCTGCTCATTCGGGATTTTGAGCAAGATTCGGAGCAGTAATCGTCGATTGGTTCCCCAAGAGGTTAGTAAGCGAGAAATTAATAGGTCGATCGCTTCTGGTGTTCCAATTTGCCCGATCGCGCTAAATGCTTCACTCCGAACCAACGGCGGACGTTCAATATCATCTGCAATCCAAATCAGTTTCGGTAAGACTTCATTGCCTAATCGAACTAACGCAGATTTCGCAGCTTCGCGAGTGGGACGAACATACAAACCGCTGAGCAAATAGCGATAAAACTCTTCCGATCGAGTCGCAGAGATCGCTTCTAACGTGGCACATTTTACCTCGATCGAGGGATCTTTCAATAGCTCTGCCACATATGGTTTCAACCATAATCGAAGTCCTTGCAGATGAACCGCTCCACCCAGTGCCCGACACCCGATCACTCGTTCCTGAGTTTGCTTATGTTTTAACATCGCTTGCAACACGTAAGTTGCTTCTGCTTTCTCTGAAATGGTTCCTTGCCGTAGGATCAATGAGGCAGCGGTTGCTCTTACGATCGAAGGGTGATTCGATTTGAGATAGTGCCGTAGTTCGCTAATCGAAGCCGTTTCTTCAGTTAGCCAAATATACCTCAGAGCAACCGCCATTACTTCTGGAGCAGGACGTTGAGAGCATAGAGCTTTAACCGGATTGAGAAAAGCAGGATTCGGGTGATTCAGCATGACTTCAATGCTTTTGTGCTGCAATTCGGGAGTTAATTTATCAAGAAGCGGGACGAGCACTTCACCTGCATTTTTGCCATCAATCTCACTGAGAAATTCAATGCAGGCGCGTTTATCTTCATCGGCTCCAGGCTTTTCTAAAGTCTCGATCGTTCTTTGTCGCAGCGCTTTCATATCGACATCTGAAGTACTCAGTTGCCCACGTCCCGCATTCAGTACTAAGAGATTGAGATACTCTTTTTTGAGAAATACGATCGTGACGAGCCACCCGATCGCAAACACGATCATGATTCCGAAACTAAGGTTTTGCTCTACAACTCCCATTCCATTCAAACTCAGCTTCACCAGTCCTAAAAGCATAATCCCGGTGAGCGCTGTCGAAATCGGTTCTGCAATTCCTCGAACCTTTGCCTGTTCTCGATTTCGCAAGTGATCCGGAACTGAGTAGAACAAGAATGGAACACTACCTGTTAGTAACGTGTAATGCAGCAATTCATAAAGGAATCGCATCACGAGAATACTTACAAAAACTGGAGAAACGCCAGTAATCGAAATTGCAGTGAATCCGATGATGATGATCGGCATTAACATTAGAGAGCGGAACACGCCCATACGATCGAGAACGCGACTAGAAAATGACCACTGCATGATCAATTCACATACGCCCATCGCTCCGTTGAACACACCCAGAAATCCTGCAATATCGCCTTGTCCCAACCGCGATGAGATTTCAGAATGTTGTCCAAGCTGTGTGAGAAACTGAAACTCAATCAGAAGGAGAAACACTTGCGCCAACGCAAAGAAAATCTGCAACAGAAACATGTATCGCTGCATTTGTCCCTGAAGTCGAGTTCCAGAACTTTCAGCGGTGGTTCCTTCTCGTCGTCGTCGTACCTCTGGAAAGAACCGCTGATATAGATGGCTCAGTCCGCCCAGAATGACTGCTCCAGACAGCATAAAGCCAAACGCGATCAGTAGAACTTGAGAAACCGCCACCTCACGCGGGAACAGTCCAAGCACAAATGGAAGTGAAAATCCTCCTGCAACATCCGCCACCAAAATCCCGCTGCTAATTAGAGGATAGGTACGCTTGATTTCTCGAATGTTAAAAAGCTGATTTGCTGTGATCGACGCATTCAAATCATTGAGAACGTGACTTGCTTCGAGCCAAAGCTGCATCGCGAAAACGACCACTTGCAGTGCATAGAATTGACCAAAAC
Coding sequences within it:
- a CDS encoding PBS lyase HEAT-like repeat domain protein (similar to AA sequence:cyanobase_aa:LBDG_25760), which encodes MVSTNQAPDKSGENPFLRWINLRSGEGNRTFWMFAFYTFTSTGLIWLEACSVEMFLSQFGAANLPLIYIVSAAIKIGLSWLYSELQRVLPLRVVIVAIAVLLASPLPFFSLGLSGAFGESFGQFYALQVVVFAMQLWLEASHVLNDLNASITANQLFNIREIKRTYPLISSGILVADVAGGFSLPFVLGLFPREVAVSQVLLIAFGFMLSGAVILGGLSHLYQRFFPEVRRRREGTTAESSGTRLQGQMQRYMFLLQIFFALAQVFLLLIEFQFLTQLGQHSEISSRLGQGDIAGFLGVFNGAMGVCELIMQWSFSSRVLDRMGVFRSLMLMPIIIIGFTAISITGVSPVFVSILVMRFLYELLHYTLLTGSVPFLFYSVPDHLRNREQAKVRGIAEPISTALTGIMLLGLVKLSLNGMGVVEQNLSFGIMIVFAIGWLVTIVFLKKEYLNLLVLNAGRGQLSTSDVDMKALRQRTIETLEKPGADEDKRACIEFLSEIDGKNAGEVLVPLLDKLTPELQHKSIEVMLNHPNPAFLNPVKALCSQRPAPEVMAVALRYIWLTEETASISELRHYLKSNHPSIVRATAASLILRQGTISEKAEATYVLQAMLKHKQTQERVIGCRALGGAVHLQGLRLWLKPYVAELLKDPSIEVKCATLEAISATRSEEFYRYLLSGLYVRPTREAAKSALVRLGNEVLPKLIWIADDIERPPLVRSEAFSAIGQIGTPEAIDLLISRLLTSWGTNRRLLLRILLKIPNEQGIEAVSERLGRQGIEQLIDQELIFMGQIYAASMDLIFERIRCDETTSLQSALAILPADSIERLFLLMKFLYPIGSIRVAEFNFQSESRAAIAQGLEILDSTLDIANKRALLGVLDRELPMDKLQSLSSLAPYTPMQPNDRLNHLLELRHFISDWALACCFHLAKRARWKLDSAATGASLKHPRGYVREAVLSYIAQEHPDKIQRVLLKYQNDRDPIVSKQVKQMMQQLGMTSPEPSSNVVFFQRPSLN
- a CDS encoding LTXXQ motif family protein (similar to AA sequence:cyanobase_aa:LBDG_06550) produces the protein MRKFSLILPGAIALLMVAAPFAVQARPSGLLAQQTQQQQPKRDRANRLNLTDAQRQQMQAIREQTQNAIVNEVLTAEQRTQYNAAVQSGNKKGAMRSLNLTEAQRTQIRQRKQASRERIEREVLTQQQRDQLQQQRSQRGQRTNRQGA
- a CDS encoding putative MscS Mechanosensitive ion channel (similar to AA sequence:cyanobase_aa:LBDG_52360), whose amino-acid sequence is MFIISAQPANLLSENINHLMLQRNLIDLALQALPKIVWAIVILLFTRWAANIIRPIGFRLLKYAEPTLQKFLIQVGSILVWMAGSVAALNALGLQTTTIVTVIGAAGLAIGLALQNSLSHFAAGVMLVSFRPFEVGDTIEGAGVSGTVDSIGLFSTTIVSSDNVRITVPNSNLFSGTLKNNTIMGTRRVDLQIDIGDREIESTITHLLSLVQPHPLVLREPRPACHVESITAETTILYLRPWCAATHHEQVRSEILQLVKEALKSNESV
- a CDS encoding cyclic nucleotide-binding protein (similar to AA sequence:cyanobase_aa:LBDG_25750); the protein is MLNSFERLLLIRRVDIFKELRDDFLVRLASIMEERSYAVREPILVEGQQGRSLYVISKGAVRVHNGSRDLAFCKRGDFFGEMSLFDSEPRSASVTAIEPCECLVLTQQQLYEAVDETPGIALNLIKILSGRVREMNKEIKAKEQEIRLLKGEPITQIR